GCCAAAGTTTTTCCCTCCAACCAGGATTTTTCCTGAATATCCGGGCTGATTCAGAACAAAACTGTCCACTTTTTTATTGGCCTTGTTATAACGCCAATCCCTGAACAGGTTATCACCGAAACCTTTACGTTCTGTAGCTTTTAAAAAGCGGGCGGGGATAATCTGGTCTGTGTCAATATTTTCTATATTTATGGGTACACAGGGTGTTTCTAATATTTTAAATTTATCGTATGGCATAATTTGTTGTAATTTTGATGAATAATAAAAATAGCCTGAAAATGCGTGGCTGCCGGATATTACATCAGTTTCCTGGGATCTGTGATTTTTCCCGTAATGGCAACTGCTGCAGCTGTTAACGGGCTGGCCAGGAATGTCCTTGATTTGGGCCCCTGACGGCCTTCAAAATTACGGTTAGAGGTGGAAACGCAATATTCCCCTTCGGGAACCTTATCCTCATTCATGGCCAGGCAGGCAGAACATCCCGGTTGCCTGAGTTCGAAACCTGCTTCTTTTAATATGTCTTCAATACCTTCCTCCCTGGCTTGCTTTTCCACTTTTTTTGAACCGGGAACGATGAGGGCATGTATGTTGCTTGCTTTCTTCTTGCCTTTTACAAAACTGGCAAATTGCCTGAGGTCTTCGATACGGCCGTTGGTACAGCTGCCAACAAATACCCAGTTTACCTGCTTGCCTTCAAGGGAACTGCCCGGTTTCAGGTCAACATATTCCAGTGCTTTTTGGAAAGACTGAAGGGTTACTTCATCCATGCCTTCACCTGTCGGGATTGTCCCTGTAATGGGTATGCCCATTCCCGGATTGGTTCCATAGGTGATCATGGGCTGGATATCGGCAGCATCGAAATGATACTCCTTGTCAAATGCTGCACCTTCGTCGGTAAACAAATTCGCCCACTGTTCCATCTTTTTTCCCCATTCTCTGGCCTTAGGGGCATATTCTTTTCGCTTAAGATATTCGTAAGTGACATGGTCGGGGGCAATCATACCGCCTCGGGCACCCATTTCTATGCTCATGTTGCAGATGGTCATACGGCCTTCCATCGAAAGGTTTTTAATGGCTTCGCCGGCAAATTCTATGAAATGGCCTGTGCCTCCACTGGTCGAAATTTTTGAAATGATATACAGGATGATGTCTTTGGCACCAACTCCTTTTGCGGTTTTTCCATCCACGGTAATACGCATTTTCTTCGGTTTCATCTGCATAATACATTGGCTGGCCAAAACCATTTCAACTTCGCTGGTACCTATTCCAAAGGCCACACTGCCAAAAGCGCCGTGGGTTGAGGTATGGCTGTCTCCACAGACGATAGTCATACCGGGTAAGGTAAGTCCGAGTTCTGGGCCGATGACGTGGATAATCCCATGTTTGGGATTTC
The Bacteroidota bacterium DNA segment above includes these coding regions:
- the leuC gene encoding 3-isopropylmalate dehydratase large subunit → MEKKTLFDKIWDSHVVSHINGGPDVLFIDRHYIHEVTSPVAFSGIEQRQVPVLMPKRTFASPDHNVPTINQHLPIADELSRLQVETLSRNCENHKIKMFGLGNPKHGIIHVIGPELGLTLPGMTIVCGDSHTSTHGAFGSVAFGIGTSEVEMVLASQCIMQMKPKKMRITVDGKTAKGVGAKDIILYIISKISTSGGTGHFIEFAGEAIKNLSMEGRMTICNMSIEMGARGGMIAPDHVTYEYLKRKEYAPKAREWGKKMEQWANLFTDEGAAFDKEYHFDAADIQPMITYGTNPGMGIPITGTIPTGEGMDEVTLQSFQKALEYVDLKPGSSLEGKQVNWVFVGSCTNGRIEDLRQFASFVKGKKKASNIHALIVPGSKKVEKQAREEGIEDILKEAGFELRQPGCSACLAMNEDKVPEGEYCVSTSNRNFEGRQGPKSRTFLASPLTAAAVAITGKITDPRKLM